In one Macaca nemestrina isolate mMacNem1 chromosome 2, mMacNem.hap1, whole genome shotgun sequence genomic region, the following are encoded:
- the LOC105469934 gene encoding alpha-1,4-N-acetylglucosaminyltransferase, which yields MRKELQLSLSVTLLFACGFLYQFTLKSSFLFCLPSFKSQQGLEALLSHRRGIVFLETSERMEPTHLVSCAVESAAKIYPERPVVFFMKGLTDSTPMPSNSTYPAFSFLSAIDNVFLFPLDMKRLFEDTPLFSWYNQINTSIERNWLHISSDASRLAVIWKYGGIYMDTDVISIRPIPEENFLAAQGSRYSSNGVFGFLPQHPFLWKCMENFVEHYNSDIWGNQGPDLMTRMLRVWCKLEDFQELSDLRCLNISFLHPQRFYPISYPEWRRYYEVWDTDPSFNDSYALHLWNYMNQEGRAVVRGSNTLVENLYRKHCPGTYRDLIQGPEGSVTGELGPGNK from the exons ATGCGGAAGGAGCTCCAGCTCTCCCTTTCAGTCACCTTGCTGTTTGCCTGTGGCTTCCTCTACCAGTTCACCCTGAAGTCCAGCTTCCTCTTCTGCTTGCCTTCTTTCAAGTCCCAGCAGGGGTTGGAAGCCCTCCTGAGCCACAGACGCGGCATTGTGTTTCTAGAGACCTCAGAGAGAATGGAGCCGACCCACTTGGTCTCCTGTGCTGTAGAGTCTGCTGCCAAGATTTATCCTGAGCGGCCCGTGGTATTCTTTATGAAGGGTCTCACTGATTCCACACCAATGCCCTCAAACTCCACATACCCAGCTTTTTCCTTCCTCTCAGCAATAGACAACGTTTTCCTCTTCCCTTTGGATATGAAAAGGCTGTTTGAAGACACACCATTGTTTTCATGGTACAATCAA ATCAACACCAGCATAGAGAGAAACTGGCTCCACATCAGCTCGGACGCATCCCGCCTGGCCGTCATCTGGAAATACGGTGGCATCTACATGGACACCGATGTCATCTCCATCAGGCCCATACCTGAGGAGAACTTTTTGGCTGCCCAGGGTTCTCGGTACTCTAGTAATGGAGTATTTGGGTTCCTCCCCCAGCACCCCTTTTTGTGGAAATGCATGGAAAACTTTGTTGAACACTATAATTCAGACATTTGGGGCAACCAAGGCCCTGATTTGATGACAAGGATGTTGAGGGTATGGTGTAAACTTGAAGACTTCCAGGAGCTGAGCGACCTCAGGTGCCTGAACATATCCTTCCTACACCCCCAAAGATTTTACCCCATCTCCTATCCAGAGTGGAGGCGCTACTATGAAGTGTGGGATACAGACCCAAGCTTCAATGACTCCTATGCCCTGCATCTGTGGAACTACATGAACCAGGAGGGGCGGGCTGTGGTTAGAGGAAGCAACACACTGGTGGAAAATCTCTATCGCAAACACTGTCCCGGGACTTACAGAGACCTGATTCAAGGCCCAGAGGGGTCAGTGACTGGGGAGCTGGGTCCAGGTAACAAATAG